In Nostoc sp. UHCC 0926, a single genomic region encodes these proteins:
- a CDS encoding BamA/TamA family outer membrane protein, which yields MRVQITVVAIAVMLVGRENPEALADSQSSTQDGASGIVTPEATIHIEGGYAKYGNYIGATSGDSQALEFSQKIVKDIQIRFINHKNELLDDKGQSIKGRTQTDFIIGLLRLKPGQVFHEDLLQADLQRLRRLESFNQVDVDREEDASSVNIIYKIKERSFPSLILGGGSNDDVGLYGRVGYKDANISGLNDKLDTTVQFSTKDVQFNGQFTSRYRPGEANRLGYSIRSFRSRNVSGTFNEDIRLSNGNKVREGRFGGSVGLLRSFDDWDTSVALNYTRISLRDQEYNVAQVDRLGSPLSVSGTGIDDLFTVSFAVSRDQRDRRDNPTKGSIFTLSTEQAIPIGLGNISSNRLRGDYIQYLPVSWIGNGRPTDNPEMLAINLQLGTTFGDFPPADAFNIGGLNSVRGYGYGKVASGRSYGLASVEYRFPILQSIGGILFTDLASDFGSSETVLGEPGVLRDKPGSGFGYGLGLRLKSSFGLIRGDLGISDQGEVRFEVTTGQRF from the coding sequence ATGCGAGTTCAAATAACTGTAGTTGCGATCGCGGTAATGTTAGTGGGTAGGGAAAATCCAGAAGCCCTTGCAGACTCGCAATCTTCTACTCAGGATGGGGCTAGTGGTATTGTGACGCCGGAAGCTACGATCCATATAGAGGGAGGGTATGCCAAATATGGTAATTATATAGGAGCGACTTCAGGAGATAGCCAAGCGCTCGAATTTTCCCAAAAAATTGTCAAAGACATCCAGATTCGTTTTATTAATCACAAAAATGAGTTGCTCGATGACAAAGGTCAGTCAATTAAAGGGCGGACTCAGACAGATTTTATCATTGGTCTGCTGAGACTCAAACCCGGTCAGGTATTCCATGAGGATTTGCTTCAAGCAGACTTGCAACGATTGAGGAGATTAGAGTCATTTAATCAAGTAGATGTTGATCGAGAAGAAGATGCCTCCAGTGTTAATATCATTTATAAAATCAAAGAGCGTAGCTTCCCTTCTTTAATCTTAGGAGGCGGTAGTAACGATGATGTTGGGCTATACGGTCGGGTGGGTTATAAAGATGCAAATATCAGCGGTCTTAATGATAAATTAGATACAACTGTGCAGTTTAGCACTAAAGATGTCCAGTTTAATGGTCAGTTCACTAGTCGTTATCGTCCTGGAGAAGCAAACCGCTTAGGCTACAGCATTAGAAGTTTTCGTAGTCGAAATGTATCGGGAACCTTCAACGAAGACATCAGATTGTCTAACGGCAACAAAGTGCGGGAGGGAAGGTTTGGCGGTTCTGTGGGACTCTTACGCTCTTTCGATGACTGGGATACATCTGTGGCTCTCAACTATACCAGGATTAGCCTCCGCGATCAAGAATATAACGTTGCACAGGTCGATAGATTAGGGAGTCCCCTATCTGTCAGCGGTACTGGCATTGATGACCTATTTACAGTATCATTTGCTGTATCCAGAGATCAACGCGATCGCCGAGACAATCCGACTAAAGGATCAATCTTCACCCTTAGTACAGAACAAGCGATTCCCATTGGACTGGGTAATATTTCCAGCAACCGCCTACGGGGAGACTATATTCAGTATTTACCAGTCAGTTGGATAGGTAATGGTAGACCAACCGACAATCCAGAAATGTTGGCTATTAATTTACAACTTGGCACAACTTTTGGAGACTTTCCACCAGCTGATGCTTTTAATATTGGTGGGCTAAATTCTGTTAGAGGTTACGGTTATGGTAAAGTTGCCAGTGGTCGGAGTTATGGTTTAGCTTCTGTGGAATATCGTTTCCCAATTCTTCAGTCAATAGGAGGAATTCTCTTTACTGACTTAGCCTCAGATTTCGGGTCTAGCGAAACCGTGCTAGGAGAACCAGGAGTGCTGCGAGACAAACCTGGAAGTGGCTTTGGCTACGGCTTAGGATTGAGACTGAAGTCATCCTTTGGGCTGATTCGAGGCGACTTAGGAATTAGCGACCAAGGAGAAGTTAGATTTGAAGTTACTACAGGTCAGCGATTTTAA
- a CDS encoding beta-1,6-N-acetylglucosaminyltransferase, translating into MRIAYIILAHNYPEQLARLIFKLNTDDVSFFIHIDKKTDKTIYHQMFSQLNKLSNVFFVRRYNSQWGSFNLVKATLEAINVIAKTGLEFDYVMFLSGQDYLIKTNAYIKRFLQKNQGKEFIEYFSLPYSQWKEGGFLRIEYWHIFWNDQYFCINDPYYCIPENREFKSSIVSLLYSFLILPLFKKRKLPEGFAIYGGSQFWCLTGECIKWINIFVKQNPKFVKRFNYTYCTDEIFFQTLILNSPFKDKVVNDNLKYIDWDDDIYAYHPIILEKKDFEKIRQSEKLFARKFDPSKDSDILDMIDKMILLGK; encoded by the coding sequence ATGAGAATAGCATATATAATTTTGGCACATAATTATCCTGAACAATTGGCACGGCTTATTTTTAAGTTGAATACAGATGATGTTTCATTTTTTATCCATATAGATAAAAAAACAGATAAGACAATATATCATCAGATGTTTAGTCAATTAAATAAATTATCAAATGTATTTTTTGTCAGGAGATATAATTCCCAATGGGGAAGTTTTAATCTGGTAAAAGCTACTTTGGAAGCAATAAATGTAATAGCAAAAACAGGACTGGAATTTGATTATGTTATGTTCTTATCAGGTCAAGACTATTTGATAAAAACAAATGCATATATCAAAAGATTTCTACAAAAAAATCAAGGGAAAGAATTTATAGAATATTTTTCACTACCTTATAGTCAATGGAAAGAAGGCGGTTTTCTAAGAATAGAATATTGGCACATCTTTTGGAATGATCAATATTTTTGTATTAATGATCCATATTATTGTATTCCCGAAAACCGTGAGTTTAAATCTTCTATTGTATCTTTATTATATTCATTTTTAATTTTGCCTTTATTTAAAAAACGTAAACTTCCTGAAGGCTTTGCTATTTATGGAGGTTCTCAATTTTGGTGTTTAACAGGAGAATGTATAAAATGGATAAATATTTTTGTAAAGCAAAATCCTAAGTTTGTTAAACGTTTTAATTACACTTATTGTACAGATGAGATATTTTTTCAGACACTTATCTTAAATTCCCCTTTTAAAGATAAGGTAGTTAACGATAATCTGAAATATATAGATTGGGATGACGACATTTATGCCTATCATCCAATAATTTTAGAGAAAAAGGATTTTGAAAAAATCAGGCAATCAGAAAAATTATTTGCTAGGAAGTTTGATCCAAGTAAAGACTCGGATATATTAGATATGATAGATAAAATGATATTATTAGGTAAATAG
- a CDS encoding Gfo/Idh/MocA family protein — protein sequence MIGIAIAGTGFGQKVHIPGFKAHPQTEVVAVYHRDINKAKAIAESHNIPHACDSLTDIVALPEVQAVSISTPPFLHYEMAKTVLQAGKHLLLEKPTTLNAVEAKELYQLAKAKGVIATVDFEFRFVPAWQLFAELLSENYVGELRLIKIDWLGSSRADTSRPWNWYSDKDKGGGALGSLGSHAFDYIHWLFGPVWRLNAHLTTAIPTRVDPVSGESKPVNTDDNCILTLELANGTPCQLSISAVVHAPRTHWIEVYGDRGTLIVGSENQKDYIHGFRVWGSQPGKPLTEIEIPNRLIFPKNHADGRISAFIRVVDQWVQGIDRNQEITPSLREGIYSQLLMDLSHESHTKASWVDVPSLEGFLRN from the coding sequence ATGATTGGGATTGCGATCGCAGGCACTGGATTTGGTCAAAAAGTCCACATCCCTGGATTCAAAGCACATCCTCAAACTGAGGTAGTTGCTGTTTATCACCGGGATATAAATAAAGCCAAAGCCATAGCAGAATCCCATAATATTCCCCACGCTTGTGATTCACTTACAGATATTGTGGCATTGCCAGAAGTGCAAGCAGTCAGCATCTCTACACCGCCATTTTTGCACTATGAAATGGCAAAAACCGTACTGCAAGCTGGGAAACATTTATTACTAGAAAAACCGACAACCTTAAATGCAGTTGAAGCTAAAGAACTTTATCAGCTAGCGAAAGCAAAAGGCGTAATTGCGACTGTAGATTTTGAATTTCGCTTTGTACCAGCATGGCAGTTATTTGCGGAATTATTGTCAGAAAACTATGTGGGTGAATTGCGCTTAATTAAAATTGATTGGTTAGGTTCTTCTCGTGCTGATACTTCACGTCCTTGGAATTGGTATTCTGACAAAGATAAAGGAGGCGGTGCATTGGGATCTTTAGGTTCTCACGCCTTCGATTACATTCACTGGTTATTCGGGCCAGTCTGGAGATTAAACGCCCATTTAACTACTGCTATTCCCACACGAGTTGACCCTGTTAGTGGGGAATCTAAGCCAGTGAATACAGATGACAACTGTATATTAACGCTGGAATTAGCAAATGGCACACCTTGCCAACTTTCGATCAGTGCGGTTGTTCATGCACCAAGAACGCATTGGATAGAAGTATATGGCGATCGCGGTACATTAATTGTGGGCAGTGAAAATCAAAAAGATTATATACACGGCTTTCGTGTTTGGGGTTCCCAGCCAGGTAAACCTCTAACGGAAATAGAAATACCGAATCGGTTAATTTTTCCCAAAAATCATGCTGATGGGCGCATTTCTGCATTTATCCGCGTAGTAGACCAATGGGTGCAAGGAATTGACCGCAATCAGGAAATTACACCATCGCTGCGAGAAGGAATTTATTCTCAGTTGTTGATGGATTTATCCCATGAATCTCATACAAAAGCAAGTTGGGTAGATGTACCCAGCTTGGAAGGATTTCTTCGCAACTAA
- a CDS encoding HNH endonuclease: protein MSKTPRIRIPLEVKKYVFQRDKYQCQSCGKTTGETNLSIDHIIPLARGGQNDISNLQTLCLTCNQQKTDNIDPRFRRYFQL, encoded by the coding sequence ATGAGCAAAACTCCCCGCATTCGTATCCCACTGGAAGTAAAAAAATATGTCTTTCAACGTGACAAATACCAATGCCAAAGCTGCGGTAAAACTACTGGAGAAACGAACCTCAGCATTGACCATATCATTCCCCTTGCCCGTGGTGGTCAAAACGATATCAGCAATCTCCAAACTCTCTGTCTTACCTGCAATCAGCAGAAAACAGACAACATTGATCCCCGCTTCCGGCGATATTTTCAGCTTTAG
- a CDS encoding DUF3536 domain-containing protein → MTSADQMPASGSTLTLDSDPNNTKETDPLRKANGVYVTVHGHFYQPPRENPYLDAIERQPSAAPFHDWNERIHWECYRPNAFARVLNDQGEVVEIVNNYEYFSFNIGPTLMSWLERYDVEVYQRILEADAKSSQRLHGHGNAIAQVYNHIIMPLANERDKYTQIRWGKEDFRSRFGRDPEGMWLAETGVDYATLEALVAEGIRFIILAPSQALRCRPLPTQDDPNPEWIEVGGSQIDSTRPYRCYLQPTLGSSSSTLSAIATSRKDSGTEELPYIDIFFYDGPISRDMGFSDVVYNSTHFAGRIGSAVRGDHRPTQLISVATDGETFGHHKKGTEKTLAYAFTREFPQQSWTVTNFAHYLSLNSPSWEVELKSVTAWSCAHGVGRWEDDCGCGGEGSTWHQKWRRPLRNALNWLRDQLTEVYEEHGRQLFRDPWQARDEYIQVMRDRSASNVNRFLSRHQTHKLTAAEQVDALRLLEMQRHALLMFTSCGWFFEEISRPEGTQILRYAARALELAGDVAGVQLEKGFVKRLGLAPSNVDEFKHGAEIYRQLVLTAQLGFKQVAAHYAITSLFSNQKLVETRNSLPRKDAADKQSQRYHKKVYCYAANELDYQMQRMGSLTLAVGNLKLVSEITWESEHLVFAVLHLGGWDFHCCIQQFTGRRDYSQIKEKLFGALQQASAAHTILVMTQLFGEEAFSLQNLFAEERHRIMGLLSQETLTRLGQLYTQAYRDNYGVLMAFHRDEIAVPQELQVAADIALGHRCLITLRWLEQDIADPQKSWNHILELEAIATEAKHLRCRLNIPDGKQMLEQLIARSLWQLLHDANGSFNADIQLLERLIDVGDQLNIDISLQRSQELYFSCLHSQIAPVCVTTLENEGDNQCLQLLKLGKKLAVDVSMISNQLG, encoded by the coding sequence ATGACTTCTGCTGACCAAATGCCAGCTAGTGGCTCAACGTTAACATTAGATTCAGATCCCAATAACACTAAAGAAACCGATCCCCTGAGAAAGGCCAATGGTGTTTATGTGACGGTGCATGGTCATTTTTACCAGCCACCAAGGGAAAACCCTTATCTGGACGCAATTGAACGCCAACCGAGCGCTGCGCCTTTCCATGACTGGAATGAGCGGATTCATTGGGAATGCTATCGCCCGAATGCTTTTGCCAGAGTCTTAAATGACCAAGGCGAAGTGGTGGAGATCGTCAACAATTATGAGTATTTTAGTTTTAATATTGGGCCAACGCTGATGTCGTGGCTAGAACGCTACGATGTGGAGGTTTATCAGCGAATTTTAGAGGCGGATGCCAAGAGTAGCCAACGCTTGCATGGTCACGGCAATGCGATCGCGCAAGTATACAATCACATCATCATGCCTCTGGCGAACGAACGCGACAAATATACCCAAATTCGCTGGGGTAAAGAAGACTTCCGCTCCCGCTTTGGACGCGATCCCGAAGGCATGTGGCTAGCAGAAACCGGTGTGGACTATGCAACCTTAGAAGCTCTTGTTGCTGAGGGTATTCGCTTCATTATCCTTGCACCATCCCAAGCACTGCGTTGCCGTCCCCTCCCCACTCAAGATGATCCCAATCCTGAATGGATCGAAGTCGGTGGTAGTCAGATTGATTCCACTCGTCCCTATCGTTGTTATTTGCAGCCCACACTAGGCAGTTCATCTTCAACTCTGAGTGCGATCGCCACTAGCCGCAAGGATAGTGGTACAGAAGAATTACCTTATATTGATATCTTTTTCTACGATGGCCCGATATCGCGGGACATGGGTTTTAGTGATGTCGTTTATAATTCGACTCACTTTGCTGGACGTATCGGTTCAGCCGTGCGTGGGGATCATCGGCCAACACAGTTAATCTCTGTGGCAACGGATGGGGAAACCTTCGGACATCACAAGAAGGGAACTGAGAAAACTTTAGCCTACGCCTTTACCAGAGAGTTTCCTCAACAGAGTTGGACGGTGACAAACTTTGCCCACTACCTGAGCTTAAATTCTCCCAGTTGGGAAGTGGAATTGAAGTCAGTCACGGCTTGGAGTTGCGCCCACGGTGTCGGCAGATGGGAAGATGACTGTGGTTGTGGTGGAGAAGGCAGCACTTGGCATCAGAAATGGCGTCGTCCCTTGCGGAATGCTCTAAATTGGCTGCGGGATCAGCTAACTGAGGTATATGAGGAACATGGTAGGCAGTTATTTCGTGATCCCTGGCAAGCACGAGATGAATATATCCAAGTAATGCGCGATCGCTCTGCTAGCAATGTCAATCGTTTCCTGTCCCGTCATCAAACCCACAAACTAACAGCAGCCGAACAAGTAGATGCCCTGCGCCTGTTAGAAATGCAGCGTCACGCTTTGTTGATGTTCACTAGTTGCGGTTGGTTTTTTGAAGAAATTTCCCGTCCAGAGGGGACGCAAATTTTGCGCTACGCCGCCCGTGCTTTGGAATTGGCGGGGGATGTGGCTGGTGTGCAGTTGGAAAAAGGCTTTGTCAAACGTCTTGGTTTAGCCCCCAGCAATGTCGATGAATTCAAACACGGTGCAGAAATTTATCGGCAACTGGTGTTAACTGCCCAGCTTGGCTTTAAGCAAGTAGCAGCCCATTACGCGATTACTTCCCTGTTTAGCAATCAGAAATTAGTAGAGACGCGGAATTCTCTGCCGAGAAAAGATGCTGCGGACAAACAGTCTCAGCGTTACCACAAAAAGGTTTATTGCTATGCTGCCAATGAGTTAGATTACCAGATGCAACGCATGGGATCGCTAACTCTGGCTGTGGGAAATTTAAAGCTGGTATCAGAGATTACTTGGGAAAGTGAGCATTTGGTATTTGCAGTTCTGCATTTGGGAGGGTGGGATTTCCACTGCTGCATTCAACAATTTACCGGGCGGCGTGACTACAGCCAAATCAAAGAAAAGCTGTTTGGGGCACTGCAACAAGCTAGTGCGGCTCATACTATTTTGGTGATGACACAGCTATTTGGGGAAGAAGCTTTCAGCTTGCAAAATCTCTTTGCTGAAGAACGCCACCGAATTATGGGGCTACTTAGTCAGGAAACACTGACACGTTTAGGACAATTGTATACCCAAGCCTACCGTGATAATTATGGGGTGCTGATGGCGTTTCATCGAGATGAAATAGCAGTACCGCAAGAATTGCAGGTAGCAGCAGATATTGCATTAGGGCATCGCTGTCTGATCACATTGCGATGGCTTGAGCAAGATATCGCTGATCCCCAAAAGAGTTGGAATCACATATTAGAATTGGAGGCGATCGCTACTGAAGCAAAACATCTGCGTTGTCGGCTGAATATTCCCGACGGTAAGCAGATGTTAGAACAGTTAATTGCGCGATCGCTTTGGCAATTGTTGCATGATGCCAATGGTAGTTTTAATGCAGATATCCAACTATTGGAGCGATTGATTGATGTCGGGGATCAATTAAATATCGATATTTCTCTACAGCGATCGCAAGAGCTATATTTTAGTTGTCTGCATAGTCAGATTGCGCCTGTGTGTGTTACTACCCTTGAGAATGAAGGAGATAATCAGTGTCTTCAGTTGCTCAAGTTGGGCAAAAAGTTAGCCGTTGATGTCAGTATGATCTCAAATCAGTTAGGATAA
- the cax gene encoding calcium/proton exchanger, with the protein MDDTLNSRQQMSTKNIILLVLLLFIPVSLAAHFLEWGELIVFITAGLAILPLAAWMGTATEEIAVVVGPSMGGLLNATFGNATELIIALVALNAGLIDVVKASITGSIISNLLLVMGFSMLLGGLRYKEQTFQPIVARVNAASMNLAVIAILMPTAMNYTSQGINEQTVQNLSIAVAVVLILVYALTLLFSMKTHSYLYDVGLAEAEAEAEEISISHAKPNMALWVGVLLVCTLLVAIESEMLVDSLEVATSQLGLTALFTGVILVPIVGNAAEHATAVTVAMKDKMDLSLSVAVGSSMQIALFVAPVLVIAGRILGKPMDLDFKPFELVAVVVSVLIANSISSDGKSNWLEGTLLLAAYTVLGFAFYFHPVMDAVG; encoded by the coding sequence GTGGATGATACCCTCAACTCAAGACAACAAATGTCAACAAAAAACATTATTCTTCTCGTTTTATTGCTGTTTATCCCGGTTTCCCTAGCAGCCCACTTTCTGGAGTGGGGAGAATTGATAGTTTTCATTACAGCTGGATTAGCAATTCTGCCCTTAGCAGCTTGGATGGGTACGGCCACAGAAGAAATTGCTGTCGTAGTGGGGCCATCAATGGGGGGCTTGTTAAACGCTACCTTTGGCAATGCTACAGAACTAATTATCGCCTTAGTAGCGCTGAACGCTGGGTTAATAGATGTAGTCAAAGCCAGTATCACGGGATCGATTATTAGCAACTTACTACTCGTGATGGGTTTTTCCATGCTTTTGGGAGGACTGCGCTACAAAGAACAGACATTTCAGCCAATTGTGGCGCGGGTGAATGCTGCTTCGATGAATTTGGCGGTGATTGCCATTTTGATGCCAACGGCGATGAATTATACCTCTCAAGGAATTAACGAACAAACAGTGCAAAATCTTTCTATTGCTGTTGCTGTAGTGTTAATTCTGGTTTATGCCCTAACGCTACTATTTTCGATGAAAACCCACTCCTATCTATATGATGTGGGTTTAGCGGAGGCAGAAGCAGAAGCAGAGGAAATATCAATATCTCATGCTAAACCAAATATGGCGTTGTGGGTTGGCGTGCTGCTAGTGTGTACCTTACTAGTGGCAATTGAGTCAGAAATGCTAGTGGATTCTCTGGAGGTGGCCACATCTCAGCTAGGTTTGACGGCGCTGTTTACAGGGGTGATTTTGGTTCCCATCGTCGGTAACGCGGCTGAACACGCCACAGCAGTCACCGTGGCTATGAAAGATAAGATGGATCTTTCCCTTTCGGTAGCTGTGGGATCAAGTATGCAGATTGCCCTATTTGTCGCGCCTGTATTAGTTATAGCAGGGCGGATATTGGGTAAACCAATGGATTTAGATTTCAAACCCTTTGAATTAGTAGCTGTGGTTGTGTCAGTGTTGATTGCAAACAGTATTAGTTCCGATGGTAAGTCCAATTGGCTGGAAGGCACTTTATTATTAGCTGCCTATACAGTGTTGGGGTTCGCCTTCTACTTCCATCCAGTTATGGATGCTGTGGGGTAG
- a CDS encoding serine/threonine-protein kinase yields the protein MSYCLNPHCPKPENPADVKFCRTCGSKLLLKERYRAIKPIGQGGFGKTFLAVDEDKPSKPRCVIKQFYPQAQGTNTLAKAVELFNQEAVQLDELGKHPQIPELLAYFTQEDRQYLVQEFIDGHNLAQELAHRGAFNEIQIRQLLNDLLSVLQFCHARHVIHRDIKPENIIRESDAYGKGEAQRKLVLVDFGAAKSATGTALNKTGTSIGSPEYVAPEQMRGRAVFASDIYSLGATCINLLTKRSPFDSYDTNNDTWVWQQYLQTPVSNQLSHILNKMLESIPIRRYQTVDEVLNDLNHQSQVAAKPAIAPKPIPQSLPNSPTTFVSPSPSQIDNELEEMKTQFLGGGKPQPNKIQPTNPTSQPTSKSKLDEELEELKAKYLGKNNTPNQ from the coding sequence ATGAGCTACTGCCTTAACCCCCATTGTCCCAAGCCGGAAAATCCTGCTGATGTGAAGTTTTGCCGGACTTGCGGTTCTAAGCTACTCCTCAAAGAACGTTACCGTGCTATCAAACCAATCGGACAAGGTGGTTTTGGCAAAACCTTCTTAGCTGTGGATGAGGATAAACCCTCAAAACCACGCTGCGTAATTAAGCAATTTTATCCCCAAGCCCAAGGCACTAACACTCTTGCCAAAGCTGTAGAGTTATTTAACCAAGAAGCGGTGCAGTTAGATGAATTGGGTAAACATCCCCAAATTCCCGAACTACTAGCATATTTTACCCAAGAAGATCGGCAGTATCTTGTCCAAGAATTTATCGACGGGCACAATTTAGCCCAGGAGTTAGCACATAGGGGTGCTTTCAATGAAATACAAATCCGGCAACTATTAAATGATTTATTGTCAGTTTTGCAATTTTGTCATGCCAGACACGTAATTCACCGGGATATTAAGCCAGAAAATATTATTCGTGAGAGCGATGCCTACGGCAAGGGCGAAGCCCAACGCAAACTAGTATTAGTAGATTTTGGTGCGGCTAAATCTGCCACTGGCACTGCTTTAAATAAAACTGGTACAAGTATTGGTAGTCCAGAATATGTTGCACCTGAACAAATGAGAGGTAGGGCTGTTTTCGCCAGTGATATTTACAGTTTGGGTGCTACTTGTATTAATTTATTAACTAAGCGATCGCCCTTCGATTCCTATGATACCAACAATGATACTTGGGTTTGGCAGCAATACTTGCAAACCCCTGTTAGTAATCAGTTGAGTCATATTCTCAACAAAATGCTAGAAAGTATCCCAATTCGGCGTTATCAAACAGTAGACGAAGTTCTCAACGACTTAAATCACCAGTCGCAAGTAGCAGCTAAACCAGCGATCGCGCCAAAACCTATCCCTCAATCACTACCCAATTCTCCAACCACATTTGTATCGCCATCTCCTAGTCAAATTGATAATGAATTAGAGGAAATGAAAACCCAATTTTTGGGTGGCGGCAAACCTCAACCAAATAAAATACAACCAACAAACCCCACATCTCAGCCTACAAGCAAAAGCAAATTAGATGAAGAATTAGAAGAATTAAAAGCCAAATACCTTGGGAAGAATAACACGCCAAATCAATGA